The stretch of DNA CGCCGTCAGTTTTCAAACATATATTTTTCCTGCCCTTTTCAAAAACTGTTTCAAATATCACGAATGTTCGAAACAGAGGCGTCGGGATTCGGTTTCTACGCAATCAGGCTCCCTCATAAGTTATGAGAATAATTGTAAAAACACACTCAAAATAGGCAGACTACCTTCTTAGAATAATACCACCCACTTATGGGAAACACTTATACATCTAATTCCCCTTGTTACTAACAGATTATGACGGGTTATTACGACATTATCCTTGGTCTCATCCCTGTATCTCTCGGGGGGATCACCGCATTGCTCACACTCATCGGTTTTGAACTCACAACCGCAGTTCCAATCGCCGCACTCGTGAGTGTCGCCCTCATCGGACACGGCCTGTTCGTAAACGGCCCCGTCGATACACCGGCACCCCAAACGACCAACGAACGACCGCCGAAAATCGGCTCTGCAGACTAATACTCGTCACCGACTCCGTTCTTTTTCCTTTTCCGGTCTTTTTTACCACACGTTCTGCTGTCACCACACCTAAGACACAGACCCCCTAACTCAGGCGTATGCCTCATGAGAGCGGTGCAGTTAGATTTCTCCCGAGCGATGCACTGAGCGGACTCGCAACACCTGAAGAGTACGTCGCGGCCGTCCGCGAGGGCTACCGCGAGCGCGGCACCGGTGCGCCCGCAGAGCCACGAACCAGCCTCTTTAACGACTCCCCACCGGGAAAACTCACGAGCTATCTCGCCATCCTCCCCGAGATGGGCGCGATGGGCGGCTACATGTACGCCGCCGGCTTTGGCAACCGCGACGCCCAGTTCGTCCTCCCGCTGTTCGACGCAGAGAGCGGCGCGATGAAGGCGCTCTTAGACGGCGCGAACATCAACCCGTTTAAAACCGGTGCCGTCGGCGCGGTTGGCGTCGATGCGCTCGCCCGCGACGACGCCTCCACGCTCGCGCTCATCGGCAGCGGCGCACAGGCCCGCGGGCAACTCAAAGCCACCGCAATCGTCCGCAACCTCGACTCGGTGTACGTTTACTCACCAACGAAGGAGAACCGCGAGGCGTTCGCCGCCGAGTTCAACGAACAGTTAGACGCCACCGTCGCCGCCGTCGCCTCAAGCGCGGCTGCCGTCGAAGACGCGGACATCGTTATCACCGCCACGAAGGCCAACGAACCCGTCTTCGACGGCGACCTCCTCTCGCCGGGGACGCACGTCACGGCGATGGGCCAATACCACCCGAAAAAGCGCGAACTCGACGCGACGACCATCCAGCGCGCGAAGTACGTCCCGGACCTCCGTGCGCGGGCGCTTTCTGACGCCGGGTCGTTCCTCCTCGCCATGGAAGAGGGCGCGGTCACCGAAGACGACATCTACGCTGAACTCGGGGAGGTCGTCGCCGGAGAAGTGCCGGGCCGCGAATCTGCCGAGGACATCACCGTCTTCGACAGCGGCGGGACGGCCATCGAAACCGTCGCGGCGGCGCAGATGCTCTACGAAAAGGCCGTCGAGCAGGACTTGGGTGAACAGATGGAGTTCTCGCCCGCGAGTCAGGCATTGACGGGCGAATAAGGAGAAAATATTTAGCCAATTTGAGAGAAGGGTGGCTTATGTCGCCCGGTTCGACTCGTCGTCATTTTCTAACACTTGCGTCTGTGGTCACTGGAACCGCGATAGCTGGTTGCAACGCTCCTCTCGGCGGGAGTGAGTACTACCCCATTACTATCGAAAACGACCACGACCAGAATCACATGGTGGTGGTTTCGATTACGATATTTGATGACCACGGTCTGGGATTTTCGACTGCGTTTTCCGACAACATGTTGGTCGGCGCTGGGCGTAGCCAAGAGTTCGAGGAGGGAATCCCAGCACCCGACTCGAATCCCGAGTATACCGTCTTAGTAATGCTAGAGAATGAGACGACGAATAGGTTGGATTTCACGCTCGATAATGGAATAGCGGAACTGAAAATTCAAATTACGGCTGGGGGAGAAATCGAAATACAACCGGTCAGGTAACCTCAGGAACCCAGTAAGGAATCGTTTACAGATACGACGCCAACCCGACCGCCTGCACCAGCGAAATCCCGCTCACGAGCGCGCCGAGCAAGTACCCTCCAATTGCGCCGCCGTTGAGGAGCGGCAATCCGGCGTGCGGGCGGCCTTTCATCACCATGAACATCAACACGAGCAGCCCCAGCAGCGTCCCGATGAGCGACGTGAGCGCGGGGAGATTCAGCGTCAGTACCCCGAGGTTGAACATCGGCGCGGGGGCGAACACGGCTGCGCTTGCGACCATCACAGTTGGCATGACGGCGTCACCGAGGCCGATAAAGAAGGCGTCGCGCGAGCCATCATCTTCACTTTCGTCTGTTTCTTCATCGTCTTCGTTCACCCCGTCGCCCGCACCTTCTGCGAGAAACGAGTACGAGAGCGTGAGCGGGATGATGAGGATGACGGGGACTTTGATGTCCATTACGCCCTCTGCGAGCGTGAGCATGTGTTCGGTGCCGTAGACGCTGATGGCGTCGTAGATGGCGAGCGCCGAGAGCAACACGATTGCGGGCAGGAGACCGAAGCTAATGCCAAACAGCCCCGCCGCGCCAGCGCCCATCACGATGCCCACCGCGTCGATGACGTACCACTCGGGGTAGGCGAGCAGGAGAATCCCGAGCAGGCCCGCGGCGACAAAGGGGAGGACGTTCACCGCGCTGCCGCCAATCGTCGCCGTCACGACGGGTGGGATGAGGATGCTGAAAACGTAGAGCGAGACGAGCGAACTCGAAAACACGATGAGGCCGCGAATCACCCACGTCAAGTCGAGTTTAAACGCGAGCAACATGACGCCGGTGGCGACGAGAATGGCGGCGAGATAGACGAAACTGTTCGTCGGGTCGTCGGGGTTCTCAACTGCCTGATAGCCAGCAGCGTCGAACGGTTGGACGAGCGCGAGCGCGCCCATCTGCACGAGCAGAAAGATGCCGACTGTCGCGGCGGTTGCGAGATACATCCGCGAACGGTGTTCCATACTGAAACGTTGTGAGCCGCCGCCTTTTCCGTTTCGCTACCGGGCGTAGAGTTTCACGCCGATGAGCGTCGCCGGACGACGGTCAGAAGAGATGGCGACGTAGGGGTTCGAGACGGGACCGAACACGTCCACGATGCGCCCGACTTCGTCCAGATTCTCGTCGATAACGGCCGTGCCGATGTTCGGATGCTCCTCGCCGGGCAGTCGCACGATTGCGAGGCCTTGGGCGACCCGGGAAACCTCACCGACCCGCTTCATTCGCGCAGGACTCCGACGTAGACGGCGACGGCTTGGATGAGATCGCTCTTTCCGGCGTCGTCTGCGTTTTTCACGAGGACGCGACCGCGTTCTTCGAACTCGCGTGAGTAGGCTTTGTTCCGTTCGATGACTGCGTCGTAGCCGACCTGCTGGACGGCCTTCGCAATTTCCTCGACCGTGGGGTCTGTGACGGCGAGGTCTTCTGGGACGCGACGGCCTTCGCT from Haladaptatus sp. ZSTT2 encodes:
- a CDS encoding ornithine cyclodeaminase family protein produces the protein MPHESGAVRFLPSDALSGLATPEEYVAAVREGYRERGTGAPAEPRTSLFNDSPPGKLTSYLAILPEMGAMGGYMYAAGFGNRDAQFVLPLFDAESGAMKALLDGANINPFKTGAVGAVGVDALARDDASTLALIGSGAQARGQLKATAIVRNLDSVYVYSPTKENREAFAAEFNEQLDATVAAVASSAAAVEDADIVITATKANEPVFDGDLLSPGTHVTAMGQYHPKKRELDATTIQRAKYVPDLRARALSDAGSFLLAMEEGAVTEDDIYAELGEVVAGEVPGRESAEDITVFDSGGTAIETVAAAQMLYEKAVEQDLGEQMEFSPASQALTGE
- a CDS encoding presenilin family intramembrane aspartyl protease PSH — its product is MEHRSRMYLATAATVGIFLLVQMGALALVQPFDAAGYQAVENPDDPTNSFVYLAAILVATGVMLLAFKLDLTWVIRGLIVFSSSLVSLYVFSILIPPVVTATIGGSAVNVLPFVAAGLLGILLLAYPEWYVIDAVGIVMGAGAAGLFGISFGLLPAIVLLSALAIYDAISVYGTEHMLTLAEGVMDIKVPVILIIPLTLSYSFLAEGAGDGVNEDDEETDESEDDGSRDAFFIGLGDAVMPTVMVASAAVFAPAPMFNLGVLTLNLPALTSLIGTLLGLLVLMFMVMKGRPHAGLPLLNGGAIGGYLLGALVSGISLVQAVGLASYL
- a CDS encoding H/ACA ribonucleoprotein complex subunit GAR1 → MKRVGEVSRVAQGLAIVRLPGEEHPNIGTAVIDENLDEVGRIVDVFGPVSNPYVAISSDRRPATLIGVKLYAR
- the srp19 gene encoding signal recognition particle subunit SRP19 — protein: MVENVIWPAYLDAELTRSEGRRVPEDLAVTDPTVEEIAKAVQQVGYDAVIERNKAYSREFEERGRVLVKNADDAGKSDLIQAVAVYVGVLRE